The following DNA comes from Kitasatospora sp. NBC_01287.
CCGAGGTCGGCCAGGTGAGGCCGGAATCGGTCACCTTCCCCTCGAAGATCACCATGGGACCGTCGGAGCCGCGCGGGGCGATGACGGTCCCGCACATCACCAGGGAACTACGCCGGCGTCGTCGAAGAACTGACCGGTCGGGCCGTCGTCGGGCAGGGTGGCGAGTTTGATGGCGATCGCCGCGCCCTGTTCGGGGGTGCGCACGCCACGGAAGCCGTTGAGGTCGGTCGCGACGTAGCCGGGGCAGCCGACGTTGATCAGGATGTTCGAGCCGCTCAACTCCCGGGCGTACTGGAGGGTGACGGCGTTCAGGAAGGTCTTCGACGGCGCGTACGCCGCAGCCACCGGACCTGCCGTCTGCTCAGCGGCGGCTCCCGACTGCCGGGCGAGGGAGCCGACGCTGCTGGACATGTTCACGATCCGCGGCGAGGCGGAGCGGCGCAGCAGAGGCAGCATCGCGTTGGTGACGCGGATGACGCCGATCACGTTGGTCTCCACGACCGCGCGGATGGTGGCGGGATCGACCCGGGTGGGCTCCTGCGGCATGCCGCCGGTGATGGCGGCGTTGTTGACGAGCACGTCGAGGCGCCCGGCCCGTTCCTCGATCAGCCGCGCGGCGGCGGTCGCGCTCGCGTCGTCGGTCACGTCCAGGGGTACGCCGAACGCGTCGACGCCGGCCGCGCGCAGTCTGTCCACCGCGGCGTTGCGGCGCTGTTCGTCGCGGGCGCCGACGCCGACGCTCCAGCCGAGGGCGCCCAGGCCCGCGGCGATCTCGTAGCCGATTCCCTTGTTCGCGCCGGTGACCAGCGCAATCGTCTCTTCGCTCATAGGGACCATGCTGCCCTCGGGCCCCGCCGGGGGTCCAAGACCGATCGGGTGGTCAACGATACCGTCCGGGTATTGATCCGGGGTAGCGTGGCTGCGTGGAGACCCGGGAACTGCGGTATTTCGTCGCCGTCGCTGAAGAGCTGCACTTCGGGCGCGCAGCGCAGCGACTCGGGATCGCGCAGCCGCCCTTGTCACGGGCCATCCAGCAGCTCGAACGCCGACTCGGGGCGGCACTGCTTGATCGGACCAGCCGCACCGTCACGCTGACCGAGGCCGGCTCGGTGCTGTTGGCCGAGGGCCGGGCGGCCCTCGACGCGGTCGACGCCGCCGAGCGGCGGACCCGCCGCGCCGCCCTGCCCGCGACCGGCCGTCCCGGCCTGGTCCTGGTCACCAAAGCCAGCGCGTCCAGCGAGCTGCTGGCGAAACTGCTCGACGCGTACGCCGCCGAACCCGGCGCGGTCCCCGTCGAGGTCATCCTGTGCGGCCCGGCCGAGCAGGCACGACTCCTGCGCGAAGGCCGGGCCGACGTGGCGCTGCTGCACCGGCCGTTCGACTCGACAGCCGGGTTCCACACCGAAGAACTCGGCACGGAGAGCCAGGTGGTGGTCCTGCCGGCCGGGCATCCGCTCACCGACCGCGCCCATGTGCGCATGGCCGACATCACCGGCCTGCCGGGCCTGCCTCTGCCACGCTGGCCCGACCCCGACGGCACCTACCCGCCCGGCCCCGGCCCGCAGGTCCGCGACCACGCGCAGTTGCTGCAGCTCGTCGCGCTCGGGCGGGCCTGCGCGGTCTCACCGGAGTCGTGCCGAGCCCAACTGCACGGTGACCTCGCCGCCGTGCCCGTGCTGGACGCGCCAGCAGTCACCACTGTCATCGCCTGGCCCCCGCACAGCCGGTCCAGAGCCGTCGCCGACTTTGTCCGGACTGCAACACGTCTCCAGTAGTTCCAACACGCAGTCCCAACAAGCAGTTCCAACACGCCTGGCCAGGTTCCACCTGTCGTGGCCCGGCTCAGCAACCACAGCGACCAGGTCGGGCCCGTGACAACGACCGCGGCCAACCGGCCGGGCCCGGCCCGGGTTGCCGTGGCGCGAAGGACACGCTCGTTCCGGTGGAGCCGTCCCACCGGAACGGGACCCTTCCGCACCACCCCCGGTCAGGGTCGGACGGTCTGCTCGATGCGCTCGAAGATGTCGCAGTCCGTCTCGCGGTGCCACTGCGGCAGATCGTCCCAGTCCGCGACGTGACCGGGCTTCGGGTTGTCGAAGTGCCGGTGGATCTGGGCGATCCAGCACAGGGCGACGAACCGGCCCTTCTGCTCCCGCGACAGCTTCGCACTGGCGCCGGCCGACAGACGCACGAACAGCTCCACCTGCTCGTGGACGGCCGCCGCGGACTGCCGCTCCCACTGCGGCGACTCGTCCCACGGCGCGACGTAGGACGCTTTGGGCTCGCCGGGGAAGTACTTGCGCACCCCCTCGACCCACACCTCGTGGAAGAACTCGCCGGGCTCCAGCGCGGTGGTATCGGTCACGATGCCGCTCCTCGGTAGGTGATCTGGTCCGTCAGGTTCGAGACTCGCGGGTCGGCCATGAGCGGCGCAAGGGGGCCGCGGAGGCTGTCCAGCTTGCGGACGATGTAACCCGAGCCGGTACGGTCGGCGAGATCGAGCGCGGCCCCGCTGTAGTGCACCACCCGGTCAACATCGCGATGCCGGGCCCCGAGTTCGGCGAGGCCCGCGAGTACTGCTCCCTGGCGCCTGGCGGACAGCCCTTGATGGACGGCCACCGACAGATACCGCTCGGCGGCATCCGCGTGGCCGAGCGCGAGGTGGCAGACGCCGCGCTGCTCGTACAGCCGTGAGCCGTCGAAACGCAACCAGCCGCCGTTCTGGAACTCACCGGAGAGATTGCCGACCTGGTCCGCCTGGTCGAGCGCCCGCAAGCATTCGTCCGCGTCTCCGACTCCTGCGTACGCCTCGGCCTGCACCGAGGCCACCCAGTACCGGGTGGACAGCTGCGGGTCCCCCTGCTCAGCGATACGGAGAGCGGCCTCCAGCAGGGGCACTGCTCCGGCCGGCCGCCGGTCGTACAGGTAGGTGAACGCGTGCCGGGTGAGTGCGCACGCCCACATGTCCATGGCGCCGGCTTCCTTTGCGGCCGACGCTGCCAGCGTGTAGCACTGCGCGGCAACCTCATACCTGTTCGCGTCGAAGGCGATCTCTCCGGCCAGTTGGTACAGGTCTGCGCCCTGGGAGCACAGGCGGAGGCGCTCACTGCCGCTGAGCGGGCGGGCAAGGGACTCAGCCAGCCGGGCGATCTGCTGACGCACCAGCGGCTCCACGTCACGCTTGTGGTCCGCCAGTCGATATGCCTGCCACAGAACTGTTGCCGCGTCAGCCGACCGTGGACGCGCCCCGCCCACCGGCTCGGCGGCCGCCGCCGTACCCGGCAGGGCGATCAATGCGCCGGTGGCGGCGATCAGGGCCAGGACATCGCGTCGGAGCATGTCGTCAGGGTCACCATCTGCGAGAAGGACAGGGGGCTGGACGATGGGCTCCGGCGAGGATACAAGGAGCGAATCGAGCTCCTCCGGGGTCGCCTTGAGAAGTCGCGCGATCTTGGGACGCATGTACGGCTGCGGAGTCGCCCTGCCGGCCTCCCAGCGCACGATCGTGGATGTGGCCACGCCGACTGCTTCGGCGAGTCCTTCCTGACTGTAACCAAGCGCGATGCGCCGCTCGGCCAGCCGATTACGTCTGGCAGCCATGCCGCCCCCGGTCCTGGAAGACGCGAAACCCCAGGTCAGGCCAGTCAGTGCACGGAGAACGCCTGGGAAACGCTCCGACTTTGCTCTGGAAGACGGTAGCTGACAGTGGGTCAATGATCACGCTGCTTCGATGGAAAGGCCCCAAACGTGTGGGGCCCGGGGCTTTCGGGGCGGCATCCCCAGACTGCCCGGCGCGAGGAACTCCGACACCCCGTTCGGAACCCTGGAGGCACGCCGGGCACCCGGCCGCGCCCCGTCGAGACCGAGCACAGGCCTCCGTCGTGTCGCCCCCCAGGAGAGTGCACTCATGCCGCCGACCACTCAATCCCGATCCGCCATCAGCTACGTGGTCATGGACGGCGACGAGCTGTCCGCGCCCCTGTTCACCGCCTGGTGCGCGCAGCGGGCCGAAGCCGAGGGCCTGATCGTCACCGAGGTCATCACCGACCCGGACTCGCTCACCCCGCCGGCCGAACGGCCCGGTTGGGGCCGCGTGATGGCCCTGGCTGCCTGCGGCGGGACAGCCATGGTGATCACGGTGAACCGGCGGATGATCGCCGCCGACCCGCGCGAGTGGGCCGAC
Coding sequences within:
- a CDS encoding helix-turn-helix transcriptional regulator; this translates as MAARRNRLAERRIALGYSQEGLAEAVGVATSTIVRWEAGRATPQPYMRPKIARLLKATPEELDSLLVSSPEPIVQPPVLLADGDPDDMLRRDVLALIAATGALIALPGTAAAAEPVGGARPRSADAATVLWQAYRLADHKRDVEPLVRQQIARLAESLARPLSGSERLRLCSQGADLYQLAGEIAFDANRYEVAAQCYTLAASAAKEAGAMDMWACALTRHAFTYLYDRRPAGAVPLLEAALRIAEQGDPQLSTRYWVASVQAEAYAGVGDADECLRALDQADQVGNLSGEFQNGGWLRFDGSRLYEQRGVCHLALGHADAAERYLSVAVHQGLSARRQGAVLAGLAELGARHRDVDRVVHYSGAALDLADRTGSGYIVRKLDSLRGPLAPLMADPRVSNLTDQITYRGAAS
- a CDS encoding LysR family transcriptional regulator, which gives rise to METRELRYFVAVAEELHFGRAAQRLGIAQPPLSRAIQQLERRLGAALLDRTSRTVTLTEAGSVLLAEGRAALDAVDAAERRTRRAALPATGRPGLVLVTKASASSELLAKLLDAYAAEPGAVPVEVILCGPAEQARLLREGRADVALLHRPFDSTAGFHTEELGTESQVVVLPAGHPLTDRAHVRMADITGLPGLPLPRWPDPDGTYPPGPGPQVRDHAQLLQLVALGRACAVSPESCRAQLHGDLAAVPVLDAPAVTTVIAWPPHSRSRAVADFVRTATRLQ
- a CDS encoding SDR family NAD(P)-dependent oxidoreductase — translated: MSEETIALVTGANKGIGYEIAAGLGALGWSVGVGARDEQRRNAAVDRLRAAGVDAFGVPLDVTDDASATAAARLIEERAGRLDVLVNNAAITGGMPQEPTRVDPATIRAVVETNVIGVIRVTNAMLPLLRRSASPRIVNMSSSVGSLARQSGAAAEQTAGPVAAAYAPSKTFLNAVTLQYARELSGSNILINVGCPGYVATDLNGFRGVRTPEQGAAIAIKLATLPDDGPTGQFFDDAGVVPW